The Lactuca sativa cultivar Salinas chromosome 2, Lsat_Salinas_v11, whole genome shotgun sequence genome includes a window with the following:
- the LOC111879900 gene encoding laccase-12 — MVTMGRTLTSLLLLFSSIVSLAYAKTHYHDFVVQETKVTRLCKTQTVMTVNGQLPGPTLEVNNGDSLVINVVNRAKDNVTIHWHGVRQITTAWADGPEFITQCPIRPGGSYTYRFTISGQEGTLWWHAHSSWVRATVYGALVIRPKQGDSYPFQKPKRESVVVLGEWWNANPLDVIREAMRTGGGPNISDAFTINGQPGDLYNCSSKDTVIVPVDSGETNLMRVINAGLNQQLFFTIANHKFIVVGADASYVKPFTTSVLMLGPGQTTDVLIKADQPPARYYIAGRAYASAQGVPFDNTTTTAILEYKTAPCPAKGLSSKPVMPSLPAYNDTATATSFSTSFRSPKKVEVPTDIDVNMFITAGLGILQCPPTAPASTCQAPNRTRFTASMNNVSFVLPSNFTILQAHHLGVPGVFTTDFPANPPVTFDYTGNVPQSLWQPIRGTKVYKIKYGATVQIVLQGTNISTAENHPIHLHGYDFYIIAEGFGNFNPATDTSKFNLVDPPLRNTASLPVSGWAVIRFVADNPGSWIMHCHLDVHIGWGLATVLLVEDGLEVSQKLQKPPADLPVC; from the exons ATGGTGACAATGGGGCGAACCTTAACCAGCTTGTTGCTTCTGTTTTCGAGCATAGTCTCTTTGGCATATGCAAAAACTCACTACCATGACTTCGTC GTTCAAGAAACGAAAGTGACACGCTTGTGCAAAACCCAGACTGTTATGACAGTGAATGGGCAATTACCAGGACCGACCTTGGAAGTGAACAATGGTGATAGTTTGGTGATAAATGTCGTCAATAGAGCTAAAGATAACGTTACCATTCATTG GCACGGTGTTAGGCAAATAACAACAGCATGGGCAGATGGACCCGAGTTCATCACTCAATGTCCGATTAGACCAGGAGGGAGTTACACCTACAGGTTCACAATTTCAGGGCAAGAAGGAACGCTATGGTGGCATGCACATAGCTCGTGGGTCAGAGCCACTGTTTATGGTGCTCTTGTTATTCGCCCTAAACAAGGAGATTCATATCCGTTTCAGAAGCCAAAACGTGAATCAGTCGTGGTTCTTG GTGAATGGTGGAATGCTAACCCACTCGATGTTATAAGGGAAGCCATGAGAACAGGAGGAGGTCCGAATATTTCTGATGCGTTTACCATCAATGGTCAACCTGGAGATCTCTATAACTGCTCCAGCAAAG ATACTGTCATAGTTCCAGTGGATTCAGGAGAGACGAACCTAATGAGGGTGATCAATGCCGGTTTAAATCAACAGCTTTTCTTCACGATAGCTAACCACAAGTTCATCGTCGTGGGGGCGGATGCATCCTACGTGAAACCCTTCACCACTTCGGTGCTCATGCTCGGACCAGGCCAAACCACTGATGTACTCATCAAAGCCGACCAGCCACCAGCTCGATACTACATTGCCGGAAGAGCTTACGCCAGTGCACAAGGAGTTCCGTTCGACAACACTACCACAACCGCCATTTTGGAGTACAAAACCGCCCCATGTCCGGCAAAGGGTCTGTCTTCAAAGCCCGTTATGCCTTCTCTCCCAGCTTATAATGACACCGCCACCGCCACCTCCTTCAGCACCAGCTTCCGGAGCCCGAAAAAAGTGGAGGTTCCTACTGACATCGACGTCAATATGTTTATTACTGCCGGCCTTGGGATACTTCAATGCCCACCAACAGCGCCGGCCAGTACGTGTCAGGCGCCAAACAGGACTCGATTCACTGCGAGCATGAACAACGTATCTTTTGTGCTCCCATCCAATTTCACCATCCTCCAAGCACATCACCTCGGCGTTCCCGGAGTTTTCACCACTGACTTTCCGGCGAACCCTCCTGTGACCTTTGATTATACTGGTAATGTACCCCAGTCTCTATGGCAACCTATTCGAGGCACCAAGGTGTACAAGATAAAATATGGAGCAACGGTGCAGATTGTGTTGCAAGGTACAAACATCTCAACGGCCGAGAACCACCCAATCCATCTTCATGGATATGATTTCTACATAATTGCAGAAGGATTTGGAAACTTCAATCCGGCAACCGACACATCTAAATTCAACCTCGTGGATCCACCTCTAAGAAATACCGCTAGTTTACCGGTCAGTGGGTGGGCAGTCATTAGATTTGTGGCTGATAATCCAG GTTCCTGGATTATGCACTGTCACTTGGATGTTCACATCGGGTGGGGTTTGGCAACGGTGTTGTTAGTAGAAGATGGGCTGGAAGTATCCCAGAAATTACAGAAACCACCAGCAGACTTGCCCGTTtgttaa